Proteins encoded by one window of Ascochyta rabiei chromosome 1, complete sequence:
- a CDS encoding Ubiquitinyl hydrolase 1 yields MACVHVDAPELRPPGANQSVYREDCTQCFDSIDDPTGLDVCLYCFNGGCTADRSHSILHVSATNHPLVLNIKRTRKQVARDEPPAKMTKLSIAAETETDRYDTTTTVKCYECGVDEVDKSSGKLPGLVDAVLKANTFARQEEVKAWEQEMTACEHTLCLEQQEARQIESGALGHCSECELNENLWLCLSCGNLGCGRQQFGGVGGNSHAVGHTKSTGHPVAVKLGSLTADGTADIYCYACDEERVDPELPNHLAHWGINIKDRVKTEKSLTEMQVEQNLRWEFSMTTEDGRELKPLFGSDFTGLKNLGNSCYLNSTLQALFAIPEFRDRYYLPEQGPPDAPLPAEDLETQLRKVADGLISGRYSKPDSDVIASEDTPEVPHQRGLAPAMLKHLIGRGHAEFSTMRQQDAFELLLHMLKLISRSQHIAPFKDPVDAFRFVMEQRLQCISCKRVRYRTDEQENISIPVPIRRVPKDAQMDATDSEGKEKEKEEFEAVTLKECLDIFTAEEMVELTCAACGSKEGFTKRSLFKTFPSVLAVNARRFEIVNWVPTKQDVPVIVNDEAIPFDAYKSAGLQDSEEVLPDDADTGSSSKWTPNEAALSMLEAMGFPRVRCEKALHATGNIDPEAASNWLFAHMEDPDIDDPVDFNAGSGSGSGGGAPSAIDPEKIEVLNGMGFNAPQARQALKETGGDMERAVEWLFSHPEAAGDFGDDANAEAPAESQEKSLPGSDKLPANFQLQSIVCHKGSSIHAGHYVAFVRKQLPDEQDAAWVLFNDEKVAKAADIDEMKKFAYVYFFRRL; encoded by the exons ATGGCGTGTGTACACGTAGATGCGCCTG AGCTCCGTCCGCCTGGTGCAAACCAGTCTGTCTATCGTGAGGACTGCACACAGTGCTTTGACTCTATC GATGATCCCACAGGACTCGATGTGTGCCTGTACTGCTTCAACGGTGGGTGCACGGCTGACCGAAGCCACTCGATTCTCCATGTGTCGGCTACGAACCATCCTCTTGTCCTCAACATCAAGCGCACTCGCAAGCAGGTCGCACGCGATGAGCCTCCAGCGAAGATGACGAAGCTCTCCATTGCTGCCGAGACCGAGACCGACCGCTACGACACTACAACCACCGTCAAATGCTACGAGTGCGGCGTTGACGAGGTTGATAAGAGTTCTGGGAAGCTTCCGGGGCTTGTCGATGCGGTCCTCAAGGCCAATACATTTGCCAGGCAGGAGGAAGTCAAGGCTTGGGAACAAGAGATGACCGCCTGTGAGCATACGCTTTGCTTAGAACAGCAGGAAGCAAGGCAGATCGAGTCTGGAGCTCTCGGACATTGCTCTGAGTGTGAGCTCAACGAGAATCTTTGGCTTTGTCTGAGCTGCGGCAACCTTGGCTGCGGACGACAGCAGtttggtggtgttggtggcAACTCGCACGCTGTAGGGCACACAAAGTCGACAGGCCATCCCGTCGCTGTCAAGCTGGGTTCTCTGACTGCGGACGGAACCGCTGATATCTACTGCTACGCCTGCGACGAGGAACGTGTCGACCCAGAGCTGCCGAACCACTTGGCACACTGGGGCATCAACATCAAGGACCGGGTGAAGACGGAGAAGAGCTTGACAGAGATGCAGGTCGAGCAGAATCTGCGATGGGAGTTCTCTATGACGACGGAGGATGGCAGGGAGCTGAAGCCGCTGTTTGGTTCGGACTTCACAGGACTCAAAAACCTGGGCAACAGCTGCTATCTTAACAGCACACTCCAGGCCTTGTTCGCGATACCGGAGTTCAGAGACCGATACTACCTTCCCGAGCAAGGCCCGCCCGATGCGCCGCTTCCCGCTGAGGATCTAGAGACCCAACTTCGCAAGGTCGCCGACGGTCTGATCTCTGGACGATACTCGAAGCCAGACAGCGATGTCATTGCCTCCGAGGACACACCCGAGGTTCCGCACCAGCGCGGCCTGGCACCAGCCATGTTGAAGCACCTGATTGGGCGAGGACATGCAGAGTTCTCCACAATGCGACAGCAGGACGCATTCGAGTTGCTTCTTCATATGCTCAAGCTTATTTCCCGCTCGCAGCATATCGCGCCCTTCAAGGACCCTGTGGATGCCTTCAGATTCGTCATGGAGCAGCGTCTACAGTGCATTAGCTGCAAGCGAGTCCGTTACCGAACAGATGAGCAGGAGAACATCTCCATCCCTGTACCCATTCGAAGAGTGCCAAAGGATGCGCAGATGGACGCTACAGATAGTGAAgggaaagagaaagagaaggaagagtTTGAGGCTGTGACACTGAAGGAGTGCCTTGATATCTTCACGGCTGAAGAGATGGTTGAGCTCACTTGTGCAGCTTGTGGCAGCAAGGAAGGCTTCACAAAGAGGAGTTTGTTCAAGACCTTCCCCTCGGTCTTGGCTGTCAACGCCCGCCGCTTCGAGATTGTTAATTGGGTGCCCACGAAGCAGGACGTTCCGGTCATCGTCAACGATGAAGCAATTCCATTCGACGCCTACAAGTCCGCGGGGCTTCAAGACAGCGAGGAGGTCCTTCCTGACGACGCAGACACTGGCAGTTCTTCTAAATGGACGCCGAACGAGGCTGCGCTGTCTATGCTCGAAGCGATGGGCTTCCCGCGAGTGAGGTGCGAGAAGGCGCTGCACGCTACTGGTAACATAGACCCAGAAGCTGCATCGAACTGGCTCTTTGCCCATATGGAGGACCCCGACATTGACGATCCGGTCGACTTCAACGccggcagtggcagtggctCTGGAGGTGGCGCCCCAAGCGCAATCGACCCAGAGAAGATTGAGGTGTTGAATGGCATGGGCTTCAACGCTCCACAAGCTCGGCAGGCACTGAAGGAGACGGGTGGAGACATGGAACGGGCTGTCGAGTGGCTATTCAGTCACCCCGAGGCTGCCGGCGACTTTGGTGATGACGCGAATGCAGAG GCACCCGCCGAATCACAAGAGAAGTCACTACCAGGGAGCGACAAGCTGCCGGCGAACTTCCAACTACAATCCATTGTCTGCCACAAGGGTAGCTCTATCCACGCCGGGCACTATGTTGCGTTCGTTCGCAAGCAACTACCTGACGAGCAAGACGCTGCATGGGTGCTCTTCAACGACGAGAAGGTAGCAAAGGCTGCCGATATCGACGAGATGAAGAAGTTTGCATATGTTTATTTCTTCCGGCGTTTGTAA
- a CDS encoding iron-binding protein, translating into MTWPSFEGAISDIFSFDNLDPRYTTTHASPLLPSIAIHRLYYTKPSQQYTHAFSPCSEESQQPFQPRPAECSQPPPDRASPRPSAQQPPRYLQPADGSTTRKISRSSAQRQSRQRCGRTCSEAAYLTHDCRISLPNDRLTSAALLDHYSRPRNVGSMSKTDTDVGTGLVGAPACGDVMKLQIRVDPNNNTISDVKFKTFGCGSAIASSSYLTELVRGMTLEDASRIKNTEIAKELCLPPVKLHCSMLAEDAIKSAISNYYTKNPNARATDLGGKSAPLPKVEVETVSAA; encoded by the exons ATGACATGGCCGAGCTTCGAAGGGGCGATTAGTGACATCTTTTCCTTCGATAACCTCGACCCTCGTTACACCACCACCCACGCTTCCCCCCTCCTACCATCCATTGCAATTCATCGACTGTATTATACAAAACCCTCACAACAATACACACACGCCTTTTCGCCATGTTCAGAAGAGTCGCAGCAGCCGTTCCAGCCCAGGCCGGCCGAGTGCTCGCAACCGCCGCCAGACCGAGCATCACCTCGCCCATCCGCACAGCAGCCCCCGCGCTATCTGCAGCCGGCAGACGGCAGTACCACGAGAAAGATAAGTCGCTCTTCTGCGCAACGTCAGTCTCGACAAAGGTGTGGCAGGACCTGCTCCGAAGCCGCATACCTTACACATGACTGTCGCATTTCTCTTCCGAACGACCGGCTAACATCCGCAGCACTGCTCGATCACTACAGCCGTCCCCGAAATGTCGGATCCATGTCCAAGACTGACACTGACGTTGGTACTGGTCTCGTTGGCGCGCCCGCATGTGGCGACGTCATGAAGCTGCAGATCCGCGTCGACCccaacaacaacaccatCAGCGACGTCAAGTTCAAGACCTTTGGCTGCGGTAGCGCGATCGCAAGTTCGAGTTACCTGACCGAGTTGGTGCGCGGTATGACGTTGGAGGATGCGTCGAGGATCAAGAACACCGAGATTGCGAAGGAGCTGTGCCTGCCGCCTGTCAAGT TGCACTGCTCCATGCTTGCGGAAGACGCCATCAAGTCCGCCATCTCCAACTACTACACAAAAAACCCCAACGCTCGCGCGACAGACCTCGGTGGCAAGTCGGCACCGCTGCCCAAGGTCGAGGTTGAGACGGTTTCCGCTGCATAG
- a CDS encoding Sterol O-acyltransferase → MTTNDTECRQSIIPHALDDLSNTQRLEREDSWTPDDSSDISDIDGATQLRATTGTDTAGNRSGNTTAIPSDGSEDGTYDDRDQDKYKKKESIQVLIDSPGKKTQHRLTAEDFREIVRSGMQKEVEKLSGKSKARLRDLVFTRQFTTFDRQNPSASQSPFHGFFTLFWIAMALLLTRIAAWNYKEQGSVFGNAEILHLMVDRDLFVLLATDATMCAATSFGFFLHKAIAANYLSWSGSGWIIQSVWQAFFTGFVIFWTFWREWPWTHTVFIVLHVFVLLMKQHAYSFYNGYLSRVYCRRNLLDQKIRQLDDLDAHQGPSPTSPSTETLAATGIDHNDNNDMSCRKSRGPKFSTDFSTEESQIASIGQAIETSEPLDAEQISTFRRILTTEVTVLDEELRGKCTTTDNMYPNNLTSYNFIEWTCLPTLVYDLEYPRQERINWWYVAEKTAATLGVIWIMIVISQAYIYPVVVETTRQKEAGMSLDERWKEFPWVVSDMLFPMLLEQLLSWYVIWECLLNVLAEITRFADRGFYGAWWNSVSFDQYARDWNRPVHNFLLRHVYHSSISFFHLSKMQATFFTFLLSAVVHEILMFCIFHKVRGYLFTFQLTQLPLAAFMKTRWMKGRHTLGNVIFWFGLFIGPSVITSLYLIV, encoded by the exons ATGACTACGAACGACACGGAATGCAGACAATCGATCATACCGCACGCGCTCGACGATCTCTCGAATACACAACGACTAGAGAGAGAAGATTCATGGACACCAGATGACTCTTCAGATATATCGGACATTGACGGCGCCACCCAACTGCGAGCCACAACAGGAACCGATACCGCCGGCAACAGGAGTGGGAACACGACTGCAATACCCTCTGACGGCAGCGAGGATGGGACGTATGATGACAGGGACCAGGACAAATacaagaagaaagagagcATCCAGGTCTTGATTGACAGCCCGGGCAAAAAGACCCAGCACAGACTCACAGCAGAGGATTTTCGAGAAATTGTGCGGTCTGGCATGCAGAAGGAGGTAGAGAAGCTCAGCGGAAAGTCCAAGGCCAGACTCCGGGACTTGGTTTTTACCCGTCAATTCACGACCTTTGACCGCCAGAACCCCAGCGCATCGCAATCGCCCTTCCACGGGTTCTTCACTCTGTTCTGGATTGCCATGGCACTGCTGCTCACTCGGATCGCAGCTTGGAACTACAAGGAGCAAGGATCGGTGTTTGGCAACGCAGAGATACTACACTTGATGGTAGATCGGGATCTATTTGTACTCTTGGCAACAGATGCAACAATGTGCGCTGCCACCAGCTTTGGTTTCTTCCTACACAAGGCCATCGCTGCGAATTACCTCTCATGGAGTGGTTCTGGCTGGATAATACAGAGTGTGTGGCAGGCATTCTTCACCGGCTTCGTTATCTTCTGGACCTTCTGGCGAGAGTGGCCTTGGACACATACCGTCTTCATCGTCCTGCATGTCTTTGTGCTGCTTATGAAGCAACATGCGTATTCCTTCTACAATGGTTATC TCTCCCGTGTATATTGTAGGCGTAATCTGCTCGATCAGAAGATTCGCCAGCTCGACGATCTGGACGCTCACCAAGGCCCCTCGCCTACATCGCCTAGTACAGAGACGTTGGCAGCAACCGGTATCGACCATAATGATAACAACGATATGTCATGTCGCAAAAGCCGCGGACCAAAATTTTCGACTGATTTCTCGACAGAAGAGTCCCAAATCGCATCCATTGGACAAGCAATCGAAACCAGCGAACCTCTCGATGCCGAACAGATCTCCACTTTCCGTCGTATCCTCACGACTGAAGTGACTGTTCTTGACGAAGAGCTTCGCGGCAAATGCACGACGACTGACAACATGTACCCCAACAACCTTACTTCATACAACTTCATCGAATGGACGTGTCTGCCCACACTAGTCTACGATCTTGAGTACCCTCGCCAGGAGCGCATCAACTGGTGGTACGTGGCCGAGAAAACAGCCGCTACGCTGGGAGTCATCTGGATCATGATCGTCATCTCACAAGCCTACATCTACCCCGTTGTAGTTGAGACCACACGACAGAAAGAGGCAGGCATGTCGCTCGACGAGCGCTGGAAAGAATTTCCTTGGGTCGTAAGCGACATGCTGTTCCCCATGCTGCTTGAACAACTCCTCTCGTGGTACGTCATCTGGGAGTGCCTCCTCAACGTGCTGGCCGAAATCACGCGCTTTGCCGACCGTGGCTTCTACGGCGCTTGGTGGAATAGCGTGAGTTTTGATCAATATGCACGCGACTGGAATCGGCCAGTTCACAACTTCTTGCTGCGCCATGTCTACCATTCATCCATCTCCTTCTTCCATCTCTCTAAGATGCAAGCCACTTTTTTCACTTTCCTGCTTAGCGCTGTTGTGCATGAGATACTCATGTTCTGCATCTTCCACAAGGTCAGAGGATACCTTTTTACATTCCAGTTGACGCAGCTTCCGCTCGCGGCGTTCATGAAGACTCGGTGGATGAAAGGGAGGCATACTCTGGGCAACGTGATCTTCTGGTTTGGACTGTTCATCGGGCCCAGCGTAATCACAAGCCTGTACTTGATTGTTTGA